From Flavobacterium lipolyticum, one genomic window encodes:
- a CDS encoding ABC transporter permease, whose translation MLKNWTNIFIYHIKNNKFFTALNVLGLSIGIAGLIFATLYWNDEHSYDEWNPEKDRIYTVLNNIGGGNVWAVNSPIPGPLLKRMSPPLESYCYFTSNYARETIQYNGRIEVVDKIFSGQGNFFSFFPFEFIHGSGKSALYDRNSIAFSEETASRLFKSENPIGKQVKYADKIFIVRGVYRLSKKASVMPNAVTTIIEYEIDKNRESWGLRYGLMLKLKKQRDTTAILKNLNTIYIEKKVKKQAKAEGITYEGYLKKYGEVEKAKLLPFSGTRLYQGSYPFPEGGANLRFLKILMGLSILILLLSIVNYVNLATANAVKRAKEVGVRKIVGATKSQIITQFVFETTLITLFSLLLALVIVELSLPFYNSLLHKELILEGSQFYLQLIFIFIIVITVSGVLPAMYVSNFEPLKVLKGNFSRSKNGIWLRNGMLVLQFAIATFFIIGSIIVYQQVNYMAHKDLGFKGAQVMDISFKPKKGRNQFERYKTIRQELLKIKGVKAVSAGVFSIGNDINSWSGMHYKANKEVITQQMAIDFGMMNVLGIRIVKGRDLNSKIASDSSSNVLLNEAAAKTLLEKDPINKEIIWEDRKLKVVGVVKDFNYFGLENSISPMIFMHIKAFEWMEKDLLNISVKIAPQDMPETIAAINKFWITKVDAEYPFEYNFVDRSFARTYKMYEKQSQLFSLLNGVVILIAVFGLFALASFSMERRVREIAIRKTLGADTTILLGELSKQYVVFCMIGFAIGIIPAYFLLRKWLEDFAFRIEIPLLPFIVAFVLLLFLTLSIVLAKAYQVTKIDVLKYLKYE comes from the coding sequence ATGCTAAAGAACTGGACCAACATATTTATTTATCACATCAAAAACAATAAGTTTTTTACAGCTTTGAATGTTTTGGGTTTAAGTATTGGAATTGCAGGATTGATCTTTGCCACTCTGTATTGGAATGATGAACACTCTTATGACGAGTGGAATCCTGAGAAAGATAGAATTTATACGGTCCTGAACAATATTGGCGGGGGCAATGTTTGGGCTGTAAATTCGCCTATTCCGGGACCTCTTTTAAAAAGAATGAGCCCGCCTTTAGAGAGTTATTGTTATTTTACAAGCAATTATGCCAGAGAAACAATACAGTACAATGGTAGAATAGAAGTAGTCGATAAAATTTTCTCAGGGCAGGGTAATTTCTTTTCTTTTTTTCCTTTTGAGTTTATTCACGGCAGTGGAAAAAGCGCACTTTACGATCGGAACAGCATCGCTTTTTCTGAAGAGACAGCTTCCCGCTTGTTTAAAAGTGAAAATCCAATAGGAAAGCAGGTTAAGTATGCCGACAAAATTTTTATTGTTCGGGGCGTATACCGATTGTCTAAAAAAGCTTCAGTAATGCCTAATGCTGTTACAACTATAATTGAATACGAAATAGATAAAAACAGAGAAAGCTGGGGACTGCGCTATGGATTAATGTTAAAGTTAAAAAAGCAGAGGGACACGACAGCAATACTCAAAAATTTGAATACCATCTATATCGAAAAGAAAGTCAAAAAGCAGGCAAAAGCGGAAGGAATCACTTATGAAGGTTATTTGAAAAAGTACGGAGAGGTAGAAAAAGCTAAGTTACTTCCGTTTTCAGGAACAAGATTGTATCAGGGAAGTTACCCTTTTCCGGAAGGAGGAGCCAATCTTCGGTTTTTAAAAATTTTAATGGGATTATCAATTCTTATTTTACTGCTGTCAATTGTCAATTATGTTAACCTTGCCACCGCAAATGCTGTAAAGCGAGCTAAAGAAGTTGGAGTAAGAAAAATAGTTGGTGCCACAAAATCGCAAATTATTACTCAGTTTGTTTTTGAAACAACTCTGATCACGCTTTTTTCACTTTTGTTGGCATTGGTGATTGTTGAACTTTCATTGCCTTTTTACAATTCACTTTTGCACAAAGAGCTGATTCTTGAAGGCTCTCAGTTTTATTTACAGCTAATTTTCATTTTTATAATCGTCATTACGGTTTCGGGAGTTTTGCCTGCGATGTATGTCTCCAACTTCGAGCCTTTGAAGGTTTTGAAAGGGAATTTTTCCCGCAGCAAAAACGGAATCTGGCTTAGAAACGGTATGTTGGTTTTGCAATTCGCTATTGCTACATTTTTTATCATTGGTTCAATTATAGTATACCAGCAGGTTAATTATATGGCTCATAAAGATTTAGGATTTAAAGGTGCTCAGGTGATGGATATTTCTTTTAAACCTAAGAAAGGAAGAAATCAATTTGAAAGATACAAAACGATACGGCAGGAACTTTTGAAAATAAAAGGCGTTAAGGCAGTTTCGGCAGGGGTATTTTCTATCGGTAACGATATTAATTCATGGTCAGGCATGCACTACAAAGCAAATAAAGAAGTGATAACACAGCAGATGGCGATTGACTTTGGGATGATGAATGTTTTGGGGATCCGGATAGTTAAAGGAAGAGATTTAAACAGCAAAATTGCATCAGATAGTAGTAGTAATGTTTTGTTGAATGAAGCTGCCGCCAAAACACTCTTAGAAAAAGATCCTATTAACAAAGAAATCATCTGGGAAGATAGAAAATTAAAAGTTGTTGGCGTGGTAAAGGACTTCAATTACTTTGGACTTGAAAATAGTATTTCGCCCATGATTTTCATGCACATCAAAGCTTTCGAATGGATGGAAAAGGATTTGCTTAACATTTCGGTTAAAATCGCACCACAAGATATGCCCGAAACAATTGCGGCTATAAATAAATTTTGGATAACAAAAGTAGATGCAGAATATCCTTTTGAATACAATTTTGTTGACAGAAGCTTTGCCCGGACATATAAAATGTATGAGAAACAAAGCCAGCTGTTTTCACTCTTAAACGGAGTTGTGATTCTTATTGCCGTTTTTGGATTGTTTGCTTTAGCTTCTTTTTCAATGGAAAGAAGAGTAAGGGAAATTGCGATTAGAAAAACATTGGGAGCAGACACCACTATTTTACTCGGTGAATTATCGAAACAATATGTCGTTTTTTGTATGATTGGTTTTGCAATCGGAATAATTCCTGCTTATTTTTTATTGCGAAAGTGGCTTGAGGACTTTGCTTTCCGGATTGAAATTCCTTTGCTTCCTTTTATAGTTGCTTTTGTATTGTTGCTCTTTTTAACCTTATCAATTGTGTTGGCAAAAGCCTATCAGGTAACCAAAATAGATGTTTTGAAATATTTGAAATACGAATAA
- a CDS encoding polysaccharide deacetylase family protein translates to MFFLKSVLFIFCLTLFSCESKKQNPGVKAYEAGVILSFDDAYVDEWAEADQALRKYSWKATFNVCRIDSIGKPQIEKLLEMQKYGHEIAGHGYHHYNAVKFVNKNGMDAYIDQEITPMIASMKKHSFKMTTFAYPYGLRSDALDKALSPKFKIIRGRAFGGELPEKQDSYFNNSKIVFAFDIDNSHIHFSIPYLLELLHYAKQHNKILILCGHKPVRNVTENYQTKIETLEFICRYMKLNDLKFYTLSDLDRLLEHK, encoded by the coding sequence ATGTTTTTCCTTAAATCGGTACTGTTTATATTTTGTCTGACCTTATTTTCCTGCGAAAGTAAAAAGCAAAATCCAGGCGTCAAAGCTTATGAAGCTGGTGTAATTTTATCTTTTGATGATGCCTATGTAGACGAATGGGCCGAAGCCGATCAGGCTTTGAGAAAATACTCCTGGAAAGCTACTTTTAATGTCTGCCGTATTGATTCGATTGGGAAACCGCAAATCGAAAAACTTCTTGAAATGCAAAAATACGGACATGAAATAGCCGGACATGGCTATCATCACTATAATGCCGTTAAATTTGTCAATAAAAATGGAATGGATGCTTACATTGATCAGGAAATTACCCCTATGATCGCTTCCATGAAAAAACATTCTTTTAAAATGACCACCTTTGCTTATCCATACGGATTAAGATCTGATGCATTGGATAAAGCGTTATCTCCCAAATTTAAAATTATTAGAGGAAGAGCTTTTGGAGGAGAACTTCCGGAAAAACAGGACAGCTATTTTAACAATTCTAAAATTGTATTTGCCTTTGATATCGACAATAGCCATATTCATTTCAGTATTCCGTATCTTCTAGAATTATTGCACTATGCAAAACAACACAACAAAATCCTGATTTTATGTGGTCATAAACCCGTTAGAAATGTTACCGAAAATTATCAGACTAAAATCGAAACTTTAGAATTTATCTGCAGGTACATGAAGTTAAACGATCTCAAGTTTTATACCTTATCGGACTTAGACCGTTTGCTCGAGCACAAATAA